A single window of Candoia aspera isolate rCanAsp1 chromosome 3, rCanAsp1.hap2, whole genome shotgun sequence DNA harbors:
- the TMED5 gene encoding transmembrane emp24 domain-containing protein 5 translates to MGTVTGLRLLVFVSLLMLLPPSPPGALGFVPSLDSDFTFTLPAGRKECFFQTMKKEATLEIEYQVLDGAGLDVDFHLVSPKHETVVFEQRKSDGVHTVETEEGDYMFCFDNTFSTLSEKVIFFELILDNMGDEEEDWKKYVTGTELLDMKLEDILESVNSVKARLGKSIQIQNLLKAFEARDRNIQESNFDRVNFWSVVNLAVMVVVSAVQVYMLKSLFEDKRKTRT, encoded by the exons ATGGGGACGGTGACTGGGCTGCGTTTGCTAGTCTTCGTTTCGTTGCTGATGCTGCTGCCTCCATCACCGCCTGGAGCTTTGGGGTTTGTTCCTTCTCTAGACAGTGACTTCACCTTCACGCTACCCGCCGGCCGGAAGGAGTGCTTCTTCCAGACCATGAAAAAGGAGGCCACGTTGGAGATCGAGTACCAG GTTCTAGATGGAGCAGGTTTAGATGTGGATTTTCACCTGGTATCACCAAAACATGAAACCGTAGTTTTTGAACAAAGAAAATCAGATGGTGTCCACAC AGTGGAGACAGAGGAAGGTGATTACATGTTCTGCTTTGACAACACATTTAGCACCCTATCAGAGAAGGTGATTTTCTTTGAACTGATCTTAGATAATATGGGAGATGAAGAAGAAGATTGGAAAAAATACGTAACTGGAACAGAGCTTCTGGATATGAAGTTAGAAGATATTCTG gaATCTGTCAACAGCGTGAAGGCTCGGCTGGGCAAAAGCATTCAGATTCAGAACCTGCTCAAAGCATTTGAAGCTCGTGATAGAAACATACAAGAAAGCAATTTTGACAGGGTCAACTTCTGGTCTGTGGTCAACCTGGCAGTAATGGTTGTAGTATCAGCTGTTCAGGTGTACATGCTGAAGAGTCTTTTTGAAGATAAAAGGAAGACTAGAACTTAA